In Spirosoma pollinicola, the genomic window CTGGCTGGCCTTGGTTTATCTAGTAGCGACTGGGTCGAAAAACCGGCTCCGGTAACCCCGCCCAACGTCGTTCTGTTTTTTATGGACGACATGGGCTACGGCGATCTCTCCGTGACGGGTGCGCTGGACTACACCACTCCGAATCTGGATAAAATGGCGGCAGAAGGCACCCGGTTTACTAATTTTCTGGCGGCTCAGGCCGTTTGCAGTGCCTCGCGGGCGGCTTTGCTTACGGGCTGCTACCCCAACCGACTCGGCATCTCGGGCGCGTTAGGGCCGAACTCGCCCATCGGTCTGAACCCGAACGAAGAAACCCTTGCCGAGTTGCTGAAAGAGCGCGGATACGCGACCGGCATGTTCGGGAAGTGGCACTTGGGTGATAATAAGCAGTTCTTGCCCCTACAGCAGGGATTCGACGAGTATTATGGTGTCCCGTATTCGCACGATATGTGGCCGTTGCACCCCGCCCAGGCTCAGGCAAAATACCCACCGCTGCGGTGGATCGAGGGTAACGAGCAGAAGGAGGAAATCAAGGATTTAGATGACGCAGCTGAAATTACCGGTACCATTACCGAGCGAGCCGTTTCCTTTATCCGGAATCATAAAAAGAAGCCCTTCTTCCTGTACATTCCTCACCCATTGCCTCACGTGCCGCTGGCGGCTTCGGCTACGTTTAAAGGCAAAACGGCACGGGGTATTTTCGGTGATGTACTAACGGAACTGGACTGGTCGGTCGGGCAGATTCTGGGCGAGTTGAAACAACAGGGATTAGATAAGAATACGCTTGTGCTGTTCATCAGCGACAATGGCCCCTGGCTCAACTACGGCGATCATGCCGGTTCGTCGGGTGGTTTTCGCGAGGGGAAAGGAACGTCGTTTGAAGGGGGCCACCGGGTGCCGTTTCTGGTTCGCTGGCCGGGCGTGGTGCCCGCCGGTAGGGTAAGTAACAAGCTGCTGACCGCGCTGGATATTTTGCCAACGGTGGCAAATGTGTGCGGTGCCCGGTTGCCTAAACAGCGAATAGACGGTGTTGACTGGGTGGCGTTGCTGAAGGGCGATAACACCGTGACGCCCCGCGATAAATTTTACTACTATTATCGAAAAAATAGCCTGGAAGCGGTTCGGCAGGGCGAATGGAAACTCGTGTTCGCCCACCCCGGACGAACCTATGAAGGATTCCTGCCGGGACAGAATGGCAAGCCCGGACCAAGCACCGAGACGCATGAGTTTCCAGCGGCTCTTTATGACCTCCGGCGCGATTCCGGTGAGCGTTATGACGTCCGGGAGCAGCACCCGGAGGTAGTGGCCCAACTGGAAAAAATTGCCGAAGAGGCCCGCGCTGATCTGGGTGATGATATTCAGAAGCGCACCGGTGCCAATGTGCGTGAACCGGGGCGAATTAGTCAGTGATATATAATCAAAGGTGGGTTGGTAAGTTAGGATGGGTGGTAACGTTAGCACCCATCCTAACAAGTCTAATCATCTGCCAGCACTTTA contains:
- a CDS encoding sulfatase family protein translates to MKLMPTRLSRLVLSVFTLAGLGLSSSDWVEKPAPVTPPNVVLFFMDDMGYGDLSVTGALDYTTPNLDKMAAEGTRFTNFLAAQAVCSASRAALLTGCYPNRLGISGALGPNSPIGLNPNEETLAELLKERGYATGMFGKWHLGDNKQFLPLQQGFDEYYGVPYSHDMWPLHPAQAQAKYPPLRWIEGNEQKEEIKDLDDAAEITGTITERAVSFIRNHKKKPFFLYIPHPLPHVPLAASATFKGKTARGIFGDVLTELDWSVGQILGELKQQGLDKNTLVLFISDNGPWLNYGDHAGSSGGFREGKGTSFEGGHRVPFLVRWPGVVPAGRVSNKLLTALDILPTVANVCGARLPKQRIDGVDWVALLKGDNTVTPRDKFYYYYRKNSLEAVRQGEWKLVFAHPGRTYEGFLPGQNGKPGPSTETHEFPAALYDLRRDSGERYDVREQHPEVVAQLEKIAEEARADLGDDIQKRTGANVREPGRISQ